From ANME-2 cluster archaeon:
AGCTTGTTCACATGGTCAATGACCTTACCCAGCCGGATCTGCATCTCCTGGGCGTCTACCTGGAGTTCGTTTATCAGTCTGTCAACCTTGTTAACGAACAGCACGGGCTTTACATGTTCTTTTAGCGCCTGCCTGAGCACGGTCTCGGTCTGGGGCATAGTGCCTTCCACCGCATCCACTACAACCACGGCACCGTCCACGGCCCTCATGGCCCTGGTCACATCACCGCCAAAGTCCACGTGACCAGGTGTATCAATAAGATTAATAAGATATTCATCGCCCTCGAATTCATGTACCATGGATACACAGGCGGAGTCAATGGTTATGCCTCTCTCCTGTTCTTCTGCATCAGAATCAGTGAACAACTGTTTACCTGCCAGTTCCATTGAAATCATCCCGGCACCGGCAAGGATATTATCTGTAAGTGTAGTTTTACCGTGGTCAATATGTGCCACGATACCGATATTCCGGATATGTTCCGGGTCATTCATGAGCACGGTCACGCGCTCAACCATCTTTTTCCTTCGTCCCATCTCAATTTCCTCTGAAAAGTCTTAACATTTGAATAAATAAGAAAAATTTCACATACTTTCAATATGATTGTCTTAAAAAGCAATTGCGGCATACCTGAAATATGCCGCAGTATATCATCTACCGTGCAGCCTTTGCAACCCGTTCCTTTCCTTCCTTCTTATTGATGGAATAGGACTTGACATCGTAATTCGCTGCTGCAATTATCTCATTTGCCAGTGTCTCTTCAATGGAACGCCGGCTCTTAAAAGCTGACTTTTGTGCACCCTGGGCGATAAGTTTCAATGCAATATCCACCCTGCGCTGTGGAGCACTGTCCACTGCCTTTGGTACGGCAATACCCCCATATTTCAACCTTACCGTTTCTTCCCTGGGCCCGGCATTGATTACAGCATTGACCAATACCTGAATGGGATTACTCTTTGTCTTTTTATTGATAATATCAAAGGCACCGCCTACAATCTTGTACGTGGTCATTTTCTTGCCAGTGTTTTGCTCGCTCAACATCAACTTATTAATGAGCCTTTCCACAATGTGCTGGTTCGATTTGTTGAACTGCTGCCTGGCATGTTTTCCACCGGAATAAGGCAAAATAACAGGGGTAGTATTGATATATCTCTGGAGACTGATATCATTAACCTCCACTTCAGTTGAATCCCATTTACCAAATAATTTGTACATATATCTACCTCATTGGTTTTTCCTTACGGTTCATAACCATCTGTTTGAGTGGCACATTATTCACAGCAATCACTTTGAACCGGACACCGGGAATATCACCCATTGCACCGCCCATCCGACCGCCAATGCGCTCCACGGTAACCTCATCATGTTCATCGATAAAACTGATAGCGCCATCCCCCGGACAAAAAGCAGTAACCTGTCGCCCGTTCTTGATCAACTGTATCCTGACACATTTGCGTATTGCTGAGTTGGGCTGTTTTGCTTCAACACCCACTTTCTCAAGCACTATACCTCGTCCCATGGGTGCCCCTCCCATAGGGTCTGCTTTCACATTGAGCCGCAGTGCACGTCTAAAGTATGTCCGATCACTCCATCTGAAGTTTTCCCTGTCATTTTTCAATTTGCGAGCGGCGTATTTTCCATTTCCCATCTATGTTACTTCCTATAATATTCTAATATTGTATAATCCTATATATTATTGTCAAATGTATGTGGGCTACTTGATTGTAACATCATCTATATCATGATGTCGCTTAGCGAGTAACTTGACTTTCTCAATGTTACGTCCATTCCGTCCTATGGCAAGACCTTTCTCTTTGGTGCTTACTTCTACATAAGCTATGCGTCTGTCACCTTTATAGCCAATCTTCACATCACTGACATTAGCAGGCTGCAGGAGACCTTTGATGAACGTCTTGGGGTCATCGCTGTATTCCACCACTTCAACATGGCGGCCGATGTTCTTAACTACCCGATTGATATGTTCCCCATTTTTTCCGATGGCAATACCCATGTCACCTGGTTTTACGACAAAAATAACCCTGTTGTTCTCATCATCAACAAGACAATCCCTGGCAGTAGCTCCGGTCGTATTTTCGAACAGGGCTATATACCGTATTCCATCAGTGTTGATCTTGACTTCGCTCAAAAAAACCCCTTATCTTATGCTTTCAATACTGCCATAATATCTGATTCGCCCGACTCAACAACAGCCATTGCCACAATAGCAAAAGGCTTACTAAGCGTAGTTCCCAGTTCAACTCCCATTCCCGGGAAGTCAATGATCGGGACTTTCCCTGTTACCATCTTTCTCACTTCTTCAGGACAATTAGATGCAAGTACCACAGCCTTTGCCTGGTTACTTTCAACTGCCTTTTGTGTCCGTTTGGAACCGATAATTACCGTTCCGGTCTGTACAGCACTCCTGAGTACTTTGTTAAGGTCTACTTCCATAAATATCATCTCATTTCAATTTTTTCTTCCTACAGGATTTCATCGTTTAAGTCCTTTTTGTCGCCATGAGTTTGATGTGCCCGGTACCCAGCTTGATAGGCTGGCCTACTATGACGTTCTCTGTAACACCTTTGAGTTCATCCACATCTCCGCGCAGACCTGCATCCAACAGATGGCTCACAGTCACTTCGAAGGCAGCACGGGCAAGTACACTTGCCTTTTCTCCGGAAATACCATGTCTACCGATAGCTTTTACTTCACCATCGACAGTCATAATATCTGACACCAGCATGATATGCCTCACATCAACGGTCAAACCCTGTTCACGCAGGGTATCAGTGGCTTCCTTTATGATACTGTTGCGTGCAGCTTCAATGCCAAATACCTCGAATATCTCATTGACATTATTGGTACTGGTACGCGTGGTATCTATTCCATCGAATGCAAGTACCTGCTTCAGTGCCGAACCTTCAGTGTACAGCACATACTCACCAATAATATCATCTTTGCTTATGACCACTCGGTTGATTGCCTTGACACCCTTTATTATCACATTTTCCAGATTCTTGCTCAACTGCAAAAGTTCCCGGTAAGATTCATTTTCCGGCTTGATAATGAGAACATTATTCTCCGTTAAAACGGTCACACCTAATTCATCTTCCAGCTTTTCTGCAATCTCCCCGGCTGTCAGACCTCTCTGGATAATGGCCTTGTCATTGAGCTCAACTTCCAATAACATATCAGTGAGGTCAGTAGACAGACTGCCTACATGACTGATATGAGTGGCCTCGATATCCCATGCAAGTTTGCGGGCCATGTCACGGTCCTTGGCATACTCTTCAGTCAGGTATATGGTCATCATAGGCGTGGAAGGATTCTTCCTTGCATCCACAATCTCTATCAATCTTGGCAGACCAAGTGTAACGTTGATCTCAGCCACACCTGCATAGTGGAACGTTCTCATGGTCATCTGTGTACCGGGCTCACCGATACTCTGGGCTGATACTACACCTGCTGCTTCACAGGGTTCGATACGCGCATAATCATAACTTTCCCGTGCACGTTCTATAATATCTTCAAGCTGCTTCTTGGTCACATCAACCTTTTGCAGGTCATTTCTCAAGGCATCCACCAGGTTCTGGGGCAGTAGCAGGTTCTCAGTCATTTCATCAATGGTCTTTTTACTGACTGCCATTTATTCCACCTCCTTCCCGATGACATCCTCGATTATCCTTCGCATGGTCTGGGGTTTACTGTAATCGCTCTTCATGGGGTCCACACCGTCTTCTCCGTATTTGAACTGAACGACCATTCCCCTGGTATCCCTCACAGTACCGTCATACTGGACCTCAAGGTCCTGCAAGGCATTGACCAGCCTGCGCTGGAGATAACCACTTTGTGATGTCCTGACAGCCGTATCCACCAGTCCTTCCCTGCCACCAATGGCGTGGAAGAAGTATTCGGTAGGGGATAAGCCCTTTTTATAACTGCTCTTCACAAACCCGTGAGCAGCTGCACCGAGGTCACCATGATTGAAATTAGATAGGGTCCTGCCTGCATAACCACGGCGTATTCGCTCGCCTCTCACTGCCTGCTGGCCAACGCATCCTGCCATCTGGGTAAGGTTCAACATAGAACCCCTGGCCCCGGACACCGCCATAACCACAGCAGTATTATCAAGACCAAGATATTTACCCGCAATATCACCGGTAGCATCCCTTGCCTTACCCAATTCCTGCATTATCTTCAGTTCGAGTGTTTCTGCTACTGTCCTGCCAGGCAGAGGTTCCAGATTGTCTTCATTAAAAGCAATGATAAGGTCCATAACTCTTTTTTCGGCTTCCTCGAGCAGTTCAGATATCTGTGCGCTTGCTTCGTCCGGTATGTCTTCGTCATTGATACCGAAACTGAATCCAAAATGCATGATACTCCTGATAGCAAGCCTTGTCATATCATCAATGAACTGGAGAGCAACTGCCGGGCTGTAATCCTTAACAATACGGTCAAGTATCAAACCTTTGAACGCGCCTATAGCCTTTTCATCGATAGTGCCGCTGAGCAGTTGACCGTTCCTTATTGTCACGTAAGCATCACGGTTACATTCCTCTTTCTTACAGGTATCACAGTTCTCGCACAATAATGCTTTATAGGTCATGTTCAACCCGTCAGGCAGAATCTGGCTGAATACCTGTTTTCCTGTCCAGTAAGGTTTGCCGCCCTCTTCACCAGACGGCTCCACAATCTCTGTGACCCGTGATTTCCTTAACATTTCAAGGAAATCGTTCTTATCTAACCGTTTATCACCCTTGGTAAGCATGTACAAACCTGATATGTGGTCATGTATACCGCCAATAATTGGACCACCGAAACGGGGTGACAGGATGTTTTCCTGAACATGGATGAGCATCTTTGCTTCAGCTCTTGCCTCTTCGGTCTGGAGCACATGCATGTTCATCTCATCACCATCAAAATCGGCATTATATGGTGGACATACTGCAGGGTTCAGCCGGAACGTTTTATGTGGCAGCACCTTGACCTCATGAGCCATAATGCTCATCCTGTGCAGTGAAGGCTGCCTGTTGAACAGAATGGTATCTCCATCCTTCAACTGCCTGTCAACCTTCCATCCCACTTCAAGTGTTTCTGCTAATTCCTCGCAGTTCTTGTCTGTGACCTTGAGCCTGCGATTATCATCGCGTATCACATAATTCGCACCCGGATGATTGTCAGGACCTCTTCTGATATATTCACGTATTTCATTGAGATTACGTTTGGTCACATTGACAGGTATGCTCAATTCCATAGCCATAGATAATGGCACACCAACCTCACTTATACTCAGGTTAGGGTCAGGGGATATTACCGTCCTTGCACTGAAATTGACCCTTTTTCCTGAAAGACTGCCCCTGAACCTGCCTTCCTTACCTTTAAGTCGCTGTGACAGTGTTTTTAAAGGTCTGCCTGAACGGTGCCTTGCAGGGGGTACGCCAGAAACAGCGTTATCTATGAACGTGGTTACATGATATTGAAGAAGTTCCCACAGGTCTTCAATAATGAGCTGAGGCGCACCTGCTTCGCGGTTCTCCTGGAAACGCTGGTTGATCCTGATAATATCCACCAGTTTATGGGTAAGGTCATCCTCACTCCTTTGTCCTGACTCCAGAGTAATACTGGGGCGCATGGTCACAGGTGGTACGGGAAGCACCGTCATAATAGTCCATTCGGGCCTGGCTTTAGTGGGGTCTATACCCATGACCTCTATATCGTCGTTCGATATCTTTTCGAACCTGGCTCTGATATCGGACGGCATGAGCTTATGTTCATGAGTCCCATCCTTTTCTATATAAGTGGTGGGTTTTTCTACCTTCACTTCAAGTTGCTGGACACCGCAGTACTGGCAAACCTTAGGCTTTCTTGCCTCCTTGAAAGCTTCATTGGTAATGTCCTCAATAGGCTGTCCAATCTTCTTTAGCATCCGTATTTGCTCAAGATATTGTTTTTTCTGGTTTGAATCCAGAAGAAGCGCCCCGCAATCCCTGCACGTGGCCCTTAATATCTTGCGTATCAGTTTTGTAAATCCTACATGTATCACAGGTGCAATGAGCTCCACATGCCCAAAATGACCAGGACATTCACCTGCCCTGCCACCGCATGTCTTGCATCGAAGTCCCGGGTCAATGACACCCATCTTTGGGTCCATGAGACCCATCTCAATGGGAAAACCGTCATCATCATAGGTATCTGCTGTGATAACCCTGGTGACGCTCATCTTTCTGTATTCTTTGGGTGAAATAAGCCCGAACCGTATCTCTTTAATTCTTTTTGGAACTGTTGACATTATTAATACCCCCTACACTGCATCCTCAAGTACCATCCTGGGAGCTACACCCAGTGATTTTATCTCGTCCAGCAGCAACTTGAAGGCATAACTCATCTCCACCTTGAATATACCTATCTCGGCACCGCAGTTGGGACAGAATGTTACATTTCGTCTCTTGTCATTGGTAGCGATCATTCCGCATGTCGAGCAGACAAGTTGTTCTACTTTATCCGATTCGTCCAGTAACCGTTCCTTCAAGGCAAGGGATGCACCATGCCCGATGAGCACGTCCCGCTCCATCTCACCGAATCTCAGACCGCCTTCCCTGGCCCGCCCTTCAGTAGGCTGCCTGGTAAGCACCTGGACTGGACCCCTGCTCCTGGCATGTATCTTGGATGCTACCATGTGGTAGAGTTTCTGGTACAGGATAGCACCTACGAACACGTCGGCTTCGATGCGCTTACCTGTGATACCATCGTAGAACACTTCCTTGCCGGTATGAGAATAACCTGCACGTTTCAGGGCCAGTCTCAGGTCCTCCTCGGATTCACCGGAAAATGGAGTGCCGTTGACGCGCCTGCCTTCAAGACTGCCAACTTTTCCTCCTATCATTTCCAGAACATGGGCAACAGTCATCCTTGACGGAATGGCATGGGGATTGATTATGAGGTCTGGTACCATACCCGATTCATTGAAAGGCATATCATCAAAAGGCATGATAAGTCCAATAACACCTTTCTGCCCGTGCCTGGATGCAAACTTATCGCCCAGTTCAGGAATCCTCTGATCCCTTATCTTCACTTTTGTCAACCTGGCACCGTTCTCGCTCTCTGTAAGAATGACAGAGTCCACGATGCCCTGTTCATTAGAACGCATAGTAACACTTGACTCGCGCCTCTGCTGGCGACTCAGGCCCAGTTCCGTAGGTTCTTCAAGGAACCGGGGTGGGCTGGTCTTACCGACGAGCACATCATTGTGACCCACCACGATCTCGGGATTTACTATCCCATCCTCATCCAGCTGGGAATACACTTCCGGACCGCGTGCACCCCTCACTTCCTGGTCAGGTATTTCGAACTTATCCTCCTGGCCGCCCGGGTAACGTCTTTCTTCTCCGTCCATGGTCCTGAAGAAATGGCTCCTTCCCAGGCCACGCTCTATACTACCTTTATTGATGACCAGGGCATCCTCAATATTATACCCTTCATAGGAAAGTACTGCCACGATAAAATTCTGGCCTGCCGGTCTGTCATCAAAACCGATCACATCACATGTCTGGGTATGCACCAGCGCTTTTTGCGGGTAATGCAGCAAATGTCCCCTGGTATCCGGCCTGAGTTTCATATTTACCATGGGTACGCCAAGGCACTGCTTTACCATACCTGCACCCATGGTGCATCTTGGCGATGCATTATGCTCAGGGAAAGGTATCATTCCGGTACAGATACCCAGTATCAGGGCAGGGTCTAACTCAAGATGGGTATGCTCCGGGGTCAGGTCGGCCTCATCCACTGCAATGAACACGTTTTCTTCTTCTTCAGCATCGATATATTCTATCAGCCCCATCTTAATGAGGTCTTCAAATACAATCTCATTGTTTTTCAACTGTGAGACGTGCTCTTCCCTCATCAATGGTTTTCCTTTCTCCACTATGATGCAAGGTCTGCGTGCTCTGCCGTTATCACTATTTATGATTATTTCATTGGTTGTGGGATAGTGTGCTACATTTACCTGTTTTGGTATGGTACCTGAACGGCGCATCTGCCTGATATTGTCAACCAGTTCATCAGGTCTGCCATGGTAACCCAGCAATTCCCCATTTAAAAAAACTCTTGTTCTATTCAAACGAATCGCCCCCTTCGTCATTACTACTGTATTCAAGGGATTGTTCTATCGCCTCAAGTTCTGTGGCATAGGTCCCGGGTGCCTCTTCCAAACTCATGATATGCATAACTATCGGTTCAACGCCAAGGTTGTACATGGTCTGTTTTAATGCCTTGAAATCATACACTTCTGTGGATATCTCCACCATCTGGGCAAAGTTCTTCACAAGCCCGCAATTTGGTCCTTCCGGGGTCTCTGATGGACAGATACGTCCCCACTGGGTGGGGTGCAGGTCCCTGGCCTCGAAATGAGGTTGTGCTCTGGACAGGGGAGATATCACGCGGCGCAGATGTGAGAGAGTGGCCATGTAATCGATACGGTCCAGTAACTGTGACACACCAGCCCTGCCGCCAACCCAATTGCCGGTAGCAAGTGGATGTGCCAGCCGTTCTGTAAGGACATCTGCCCTGACCACGGTAATTACATTGAGGTCACGGTTTCGCATATTGGCCCTCTCAAGCTGGTACTTGACATCACGTGCCAGCCTGTTGAACGAAACCCTGAACAGGTCTTCCATAAGGTCGCCGCTCAGTTTGAGACGCTTATTAGAATAATGGTCCTTGTCGTCTGGCTGGCGCCTGCCCAGTGCCAGTTCAAAACAGGACTCAGCCATCCTTGCCAGGTATTGTGCTTTCACTGGCCGGTGAGCGGGATCATTACCAAGATGGGGTAACAAATATCGATCAATAACATAATTTGCCCGCTTTATCTGGTATTCTCTTGTCTGCCCGGCAGCCACCCGGCTACCTACCTTTTCTATGGCTTCCCCAATAGTGTGTACTTCAGCTTCTTCAAGGTTTTCAAGCATGAACTTGATTACTTCAGGATTGTCAGAGACCATGTTTACAATATCCTCATCGGTCTCGACACCCATTGACCGCATCAACGTGATAAAAGAAAGACGCCCGGAAATGGCAGGGAAACTTACCTCGACAATAGACTTCCGGCCACGTTCAACAACTACCAGTGCCCTGTACCCGCGGCGTTCACTGAATACTTTGGCAACCTCTATCCGGTCTCCATAGCGTTCTTCGAACTCGGTGAATATCTTGTTTGGTGCAAGGTCTTCCAGTGTCATCAGTACCCGCTCAGTACCGTTGATTATGAAATATCCGCCCGGGTCCAATGGGTCCTCACCAAAAGTGATCATTTCCTTAGGAGATATCTCGGAAAGATTGCAGCCTTTGCTCATCAGCATCATAGGAAGCTGACCAATTACCGCTTCAACCAGGTCGTTTTCAGTTTCACCTTTCACGATAGTCATTTCAAGGAACAGCGGGGCAGAATACGTGATGTTCCTGAGGCGGGCATCGTTAGGATATAATAGGTCCTGTGCACCATCGGCTTCTTTCACCGTGGGCTTTCCGACCCTTATCTCTCCAAGCCTGACATAAGTATCCTCGATGTCAGTTTCAATAGTTGCCTGTTCGTTTATGACTTTTTGCAGTCCATAGTCAAGAAAATCATTGAATGAATCAATATGATGTCTGACTATGTTATCTCTTGTAAAGTAAGCTCTGGACAATACTTGTCTATCCAACACGGATTTGCACCTTCCTGATTTTTAGCAGAATAAAATTTAATTCAATTATTCACAGTTTATTCAATTACCAGTCTGTAAACAACAGCCTCTCCTGCTGTAGGGCTGTTCCTGATTACCTTGATAACATCTCCAATTTCAGCGCCGATCTCCACAATAACCGGATCTGAAATCTTTATTTTTGGTAATTGCTCTTTGTCCACATCATATTCTTTCAGGACTTTGTTAACTTCATTGTCCGGTATTAAAATATGCTGCGGTACCATATTATGACCAATTAGACTGAATTCTTTGATATTTTTCATTTCAACATCCGTCCCCGGGTAATTATAAGAAGCGGGCTCGGAGGGATTTGAACCCCCGACCATCTGGTATCTTCCAATGCATGGGAATATCCATGCACCTTAAAAGCCAGGTGCTCTGCCTGTCTGAGCTACGAGCCCTCTTAATTATAGCACCAGCTAATCTTCCACCTAAACCTGTACGAAAATATTGCAATGAAAATTTTTTACAGTCCAATTCTTCACCGATTTGTATACTAGGGAGACTTTGCTGATGTGACGCGCTTGTAATGTAATCATTACATTTAAAGGTTTCTTTCTAATCACTATATTTGTGTACCTTTTTACCCCACGTTACGTTCTATTAAGTTAATTGTATGGCTATCCGACTTAAATCTTCCTTCTTCATTGATATCCGGTCTCTTGTTGTATATGATCATTCACACGAGGGTACAGTTGGTTCATTAGGAGATGAAGATTCATCTGAAGGTACGCTTTGTTCATCTGGAGATGAAGATTCATCTGAAGGTACGCTTTGTTCATCTGGAGATGAAGATCCATCTGGTGGTATGCTTTGTTCGTTTGAAGATGCCGATTGTCCTCCCTCAGCCTTGCCACCGGTCTCAAAGGCTTCCCTTTTTTTCTTTTTCGTATAATAGCTCAGCGGATGCCCTATCTCCCTGCACAGTATATCCTTGCCCATGCAATTTCCATATGTGATCATAGTGGAACAGGATGGCGGTTTATAGGATGTACCCGTGCCACCCGCAATATGTTCAACCTGGTACCGTGTCATCTCTTCTTTGAAATCAGGCGATACGCCAAATAACTGGATTATCTGGTCCACTGAAAGTCCGATATTAAGTAAGAACGAAGTCAGTGCAAATCTGGCAGAATGTGCAAGATTTACACCGCCCTGGGCACCTGCCAATAAATGTTTTATGCAGGGTGGGAAACTTCCCGGTTCCATCTCACCGAAACCCTCCTCACCCAGCTCTTTCTTGCTCTGTTCCAGGCAGGTCCTGACCTCGACAAGATATTCTTTAAGAGCCAGGCAGAAACTTTCTGGCACGGCAAGGGGCAGGGAGTTGAAAATACGTATCCTGATACCTTCCTGCAGTAAACGTGCATATTCTTCTTTTGTGATGTTGACATAACCTGACCTGAGCCTGCGGTTCACCAGTTTCCAGCTAAGTGCCCGCATCCCGGCAGCACCCCTGATATAATCGGTGAAATGTATCCGGAACCTTTTCTCGGCAATACTGGCATTAATGTTGAAATCCCCTCCAATCTCCAGCAATGTTTCGTAATCGTCTTCTTTTTGCATTCTGGTATTGGCAAACTTAGCCTCTGCAAGAGCATACCGCCGTGTTAAAAAAGCATCATCTATGCATGATACCAGTATCCTGGCGATGGGATAGGAGAGCAGTTCGACAACATCGGGTTTGTTGCTGTCCTCTTCGATCGCCCCGGTAATAGACTGGATGACCCTTGACCTGGCCCGGCTGCGAGGCATACCGTAAGCTTTGGATTTTATAATATCATCTATGGATGAGTCCATCTGGGCAACATATGCTGCTGCCTGGGTAAGAAATGGATAATATGATAGTTTTGCTACATCCATTATGTATAGGATAAATTAGTCCGACTCTATCCTGGGTGCAAGCAGGTAATTCACATCACCGCTACCACCTGCGATCTTGAAATTGATCTTGACAGGGAAGTCTTTGCCCAGTTCAAGTGTGACCTCATTGGCCTTTCCGGCTGATTTTACCATATCTGACAGGTAGTCAAGAGAAAAAAGTGAGTGTGCAACCCCTGATTTCATACCGATAAGCTGGTCCTTTTGCATATCAAGGCGCATCCGGTCCGAATCACCTTCTGCTTCAAGGTAGAATATCTCACCGTCCACGCCCATACTTATATGGTCTGACACTTTTTCTGCAGCCTTGACGGCACGTTTCATGTCATTACCTGTTAATGTGATCGAAGCGGGAAGGTCCAGCTGGGGTATTTTTGGTTCCTTTCGTATGGATGAAGGGTCAAGAAGGGCGATTTTATAGGTCAGGCCGCTCATCCGTATCACCAGTTTATGGGACTCTTCTTCCAGTTCCAGTTCAACGGTCTCTGCCTTTTCTGCCATACCCATAATATCGTTGAGCCGGTTCAGGTCCACACCCAGTTCGCCGTCTGTGGCCGTGAATTGCTCAAAGGCACTGGATTTCATGGTCAGGGATACCATTGCCACATTGGCAGGGTCCACAGCCCGTATGGTCAGGCCATCCGGAGTCAGGTTTAGTTTAGCTTCATCAACAATACTTGAAACGGCTTCGATGGTTTCTTTGAGTTTTTCAGATTCTATAATTGCCTTGAACATGCACTGCCTCCGTCCCTGATAAGGGAAACATGTAGAATATATGGGTGCAGTATGTGGTTATGAGTTATAAAAATTTCTAATAAATCGGAATTACAGTCGCAATTTATTGCTCTGTGGATTCAGGAGGGCATCGATACAATCGAAACCCATAATAACAAACCGAAACATGATGAAAAGCATGAATAATGTGTTATGTCCCGTGTGCGGCCGTCCCAGCGAGCAACAAATCGATGGCAGATGCAAGGACTGTTTCCTTAGAACCATTACCCTGGCCAGCATTCCACAGGTGGTTCGTACAATTATCTGTCCTGTATGTGCAGCTGTGAAAAAAGGTAAGCGTTGGGAAAAACGCGAGAGGGAAATTGAAGACCTGATACATGAGGGCATCGAACAGGCACTGAACATTGACCCTCAAGCCCATGATGTAAGCACGTCAATTACTCTTTCCAGCAGCAACCCTGCTATCTACCGGGCACATATCACGATCAAAGCCGACATGAAAGGTGTTCAAGCCCAATCGCAACTATATACTGAAGTCCGTATCTCAAAGGAGACCTGTGATGCCTGCAGCCGCATGGCTGGCGGGTACTACGAGGCAGTGATACAGATACGGGCAGAAGGACGTTTCCCTGATAAGGATGAGAAACAGCAGATGTTGGAACTGGTTGAGGAAATTGTTGACCGGCAGTACATGCGGGGAGACACGTTATCATTTATCACCAATATCCAGGAACTGCCGGAAGGGACAGATGTATACCTGGGTTCCAATAATACTGCGCGCCAGGCAGTTCGCACAGCAGTGGAACGGTTCGGATGCAGGTATTCAGAATCCCCTTCGTTGGCAGGGAAGAAAGACGGCAAGGACATCTACAGGATAACATACAGCCTCAGGCTGCCAAGGTTAGTACCTGGAGATATAATCAAGGTCGGCGAGAATATGGTACTGGTCAAGCGCAGTGGAAAAATGACTACCGGAATGTACCTGGAATCTGGGCTGGAGTTCTCTGAGCACACTGACAGGTTGAAAGATGCACATAAAGTATCTGGTGTGAAGGAAGCGGGTAATGCTGTTGTGGTCTCGGTTGAACAGGATACGGTACAGGTAATGCATCCC
This genomic window contains:
- a CDS encoding NusA-like transcription termination signal-binding factor, which produces MSEVKINTDGIRYIALFENTTGATARDCLVDDENNRVIFVVKPGDMGIAIGKNGEHINRVVKNIGRHVEVVEYSDDPKTFIKGLLQPANVSDVKIGYKGDRRIAYVEVSTKEKGLAIGRNGRNIEKVKLLAKRHHDIDDVTIK
- a CDS encoding 30S ribosomal protein S12, with the translated sequence MGNGKYAARKLKNDRENFRWSDRTYFRRALRLNVKADPMGGAPMGRGIVLEKVGVEAKQPNSAIRKCVRIQLIKNGRQVTAFCPGDGAISFIDEHDEVTVERIGGRMGGAMGDIPGVRFKVIAVNNVPLKQMVMNRKEKPMR
- a CDS encoding DNA-directed RNA polymerase subunit A' codes for the protein MSTVPKRIKEIRFGLISPKEYRKMSVTRVITADTYDDDGFPIEMGLMDPKMGVIDPGLRCKTCGGRAGECPGHFGHVELIAPVIHVGFTKLIRKILRATCRDCGALLLDSNQKKQYLEQIRMLKKIGQPIEDITNEAFKEARKPKVCQYCGVQQLEVKVEKPTTYIEKDGTHEHKLMPSDIRARFEKISNDDIEVMGIDPTKARPEWTIMTVLPVPPVTMRPSITLESGQRSEDDLTHKLVDIIRINQRFQENREAGAPQLIIEDLWELLQYHVTTFIDNAVSGVPPARHRSGRPLKTLSQRLKGKEGRFRGSLSGKRVNFSARTVISPDPNLSISEVGVPLSMAMELSIPVNVTKRNLNEIREYIRRGPDNHPGANYVIRDDNRRLKVTDKNCEELAETLEVGWKVDRQLKDGDTILFNRQPSLHRMSIMAHEVKVLPHKTFRLNPAVCPPYNADFDGDEMNMHVLQTEEARAEAKMLIHVQENILSPRFGGPIIGGIHDHISGLYMLTKGDKRLDKNDFLEMLRKSRVTEIVEPSGEEGGKPYWTGKQVFSQILPDGLNMTYKALLCENCDTCKKEECNRDAYVTIRNGQLLSGTIDEKAIGAFKGLILDRIVKDYSPAVALQFIDDMTRLAIRSIMHFGFSFGINDEDIPDEASAQISELLEEAEKRVMDLIIAFNEDNLEPLPGRTVAETLELKIMQELGKARDATGDIAGKYLGLDNTAVVMAVSGARGSMLNLTQMAGCVGQQAVRGERIRRGYAGRTLSNFNHGDLGAAAHGFVKSSYKKGLSPTEYFFHAIGGREGLVDTAVRTSQSGYLQRRLVNALQDLEVQYDGTVRDTRGMVVQFKYGEDGVDPMKSDYSKPQTMRRIIEDVIGKEVE
- a CDS encoding 50S ribosomal protein L30e, producing MEVDLNKVLRSAVQTGTVIIGSKRTQKAVESNQAKAVVLASNCPEEVRKMVTGKVPIIDFPGMGVELGTTLSKPFAIVAMAVVESGESDIMAVLKA
- the rpoA2 gene encoding DNA-directed RNA polymerase subunit A'' → MAVSKKTIDEMTENLLLPQNLVDALRNDLQKVDVTKKQLEDIIERARESYDYARIEPCEAAGVVSAQSIGEPGTQMTMRTFHYAGVAEINVTLGLPRLIEIVDARKNPSTPMMTIYLTEEYAKDRDMARKLAWDIEATHISHVGSLSTDLTDMLLEVELNDKAIIQRGLTAGEIAEKLEDELGVTVLTENNVLIIKPENESYRELLQLSKNLENVIIKGVKAINRVVISKDDIIGEYVLYTEGSALKQVLAFDGIDTTRTSTNNVNEIFEVFGIEAARNSIIKEATDTLREQGLTVDVRHIMLVSDIMTVDGEVKAIGRHGISGEKASVLARAAFEVTVSHLLDAGLRGDVDELKGVTENVIVGQPIKLGTGHIKLMATKRT
- a CDS encoding 30S ribosomal protein S7, with product MYKLFGKWDSTEVEVNDISLQRYINTTPVILPYSGGKHARQQFNKSNQHIVERLINKLMLSEQNTGKKMTTYKIVGGAFDIINKKTKSNPIQVLVNAVINAGPREETVRLKYGGIAVPKAVDSAPQRRVDIALKLIAQGAQKSAFKSRRSIEETLANEIIAAANYDVKSYSINKKEGKERVAKAAR